A part of Candidatus Dadabacteria bacterium genomic DNA contains:
- the ilvC gene encoding ketol-acid reductoisomerase, which produces MKVYYDEDIDPSKLKKKKIAIIGYGSQGHAHAQNLRESGVSVTVADIKDSPNWKKAKEAGFNVKPVSAASKSADIVVMLAPDTYQPAIYHEHVEKNLVAGNALMFSHGFNIHYGQIRPPAGVDVFMVAPKAPGHTVRDQYVGGAGVPGLVAVHQNSTGDAKDLALAYARAIGCSRAGVIETTFKDETETDLFGEQSVLCGGLTALILAGYETLVEAGYPPEMAYFECCHEVKLIVDLIYEGGIANMRYSVSDTAKYGDITRGPRLINDSVKQEMKKIIGEIQSGQFASEWILENQAGRPSYNALLRQGEEHPIEKVGAELRGMMSSLFQKKLVDKDKN; this is translated from the coding sequence GTGAAAGTTTACTACGATGAGGATATTGATCCGTCTAAGCTTAAGAAAAAGAAGATTGCGATCATAGGCTACGGAAGCCAGGGTCACGCCCATGCCCAGAACCTGAGAGAGAGCGGAGTCTCGGTCACGGTCGCAGACATTAAGGACAGTCCCAACTGGAAAAAGGCCAAGGAGGCTGGTTTTAACGTGAAGCCGGTTTCCGCCGCTTCCAAATCCGCGGACATAGTGGTTATGCTGGCTCCGGATACTTACCAGCCGGCGATATACCATGAGCATGTCGAAAAGAATCTGGTTGCCGGAAACGCGCTTATGTTCAGTCACGGTTTTAATATTCACTACGGACAGATCAGACCGCCTGCGGGCGTGGACGTGTTCATGGTCGCTCCCAAGGCCCCGGGGCACACGGTAAGGGACCAGTATGTCGGGGGTGCCGGTGTACCGGGACTCGTAGCCGTTCACCAGAACTCGACGGGCGACGCTAAAGATCTTGCTCTTGCTTACGCCAGAGCCATCGGATGTTCAAGGGCGGGAGTTATAGAGACGACTTTCAAGGACGAGACGGAAACCGATCTTTTCGGGGAGCAGTCAGTTCTCTGCGGAGGGCTCACGGCCCTTATTCTGGCAGGATACGAGACGCTTGTTGAAGCCGGTTATCCGCCCGAGATGGCTTACTTCGAGTGCTGCCATGAAGTCAAGCTTATAGTTGACCTCATATACGAGGGAGGGATAGCCAACATGCGCTACTCGGTGAGCGATACGGCCAAGTACGGAGACATAACCAGGGGCCCGAGGCTTATAAACGACTCCGTGAAACAGGAGATGAAAAAGATAATCGGGGAGATTCAGTCCGGACAGTTCGCCTCGGAATGGATACTTGAGAATCAGGCTGGAAGGCCTTCCTATAACGCGCTTCTCAGGCAGGGTGAAGAGCATCCGATCGAAAAAGTCGGCGCCGAGCTTAGGGGGATGATGAGCTCGCTTTTCCAGAAGAAACTGGTCGATAAAGACAAGAACTGA
- a CDS encoding BolA/IbaG family iron-sulfur metabolism protein: METQRIREMIEQGISTSFVEVEGDGTHFQAVVVSEQFRGKPPIERHKLVYAALGDAMESEIHAISIKTYTDDQWERLKK, translated from the coding sequence ATGGAAACGCAGCGGATCCGTGAGATGATAGAGCAGGGCATTTCAACATCGTTTGTCGAGGTTGAAGGGGACGGAACGCATTTTCAGGCAGTCGTCGTATCCGAACAGTTCAGGGGCAAGCCGCCTATTGAACGTCACAAGCTTGTTTACGCGGCGCTTGGAGATGCTATGGAATCCGAAATTCATGCCATCTCTATAAAGACCTACACGGACGATCAGTGGGAGAGACTTAAAAAGTAA
- the grxD gene encoding Grx4 family monothiol glutaredoxin, with protein MPDIQKKIGRQIEENPIILYMKGSKEMPQCGFSAQVVNILNYYKVDYETVDVLLDPEIRQGIKDYSQWPTLPQLYVNGNFIGGCDICTDMHVNGELGEILKEDAGG; from the coding sequence ATGCCGGATATACAGAAAAAAATAGGGCGTCAGATCGAAGAGAACCCTATTATCCTTTACATGAAGGGGTCAAAAGAGATGCCGCAGTGTGGTTTTTCGGCGCAGGTGGTGAACATTCTCAACTACTACAAGGTGGATTACGAAACCGTCGATGTTCTTTTGGATCCGGAGATCCGCCAGGGGATAAAGGACTACTCGCAGTGGCCGACCCTTCCGCAGCTCTACGTTAACGGCAATTTCATAGGCGGATGCGATATATGTACCGACATGCATGTAAACGGGGAGCTGGGGGAAATTCTTAAGGAAGACGCCGGGGGCTGA
- the ilvN gene encoding acetolactate synthase small subunit, giving the protein MKSRHTISITVDNEAGVLSRIAGLFSARDFNIESLNVAETQEPGTSRITLVTTGDEAIIQQIIKRFNNMVNVIKVVDMTELDRVEREMILIKVDAKADSKPEILRIADIFRAKVVDVSPRSYTFEVTGDEQKIQAFVELQRPFGIKEIARTGTVAMSRANKKSK; this is encoded by the coding sequence ATGAAATCGAGGCACACGATATCAATAACGGTAGACAATGAAGCCGGAGTACTCTCAAGAATCGCGGGGCTTTTCAGCGCTAGGGATTTTAACATAGAGAGTCTTAATGTCGCGGAAACCCAGGAACCGGGGACGTCCAGAATAACTCTGGTCACAACCGGCGACGAAGCCATAATTCAGCAGATAATAAAAAGGTTCAACAACATGGTCAATGTGATCAAAGTTGTAGACATGACCGAACTTGACCGCGTGGAAAGAGAGATGATTCTCATCAAGGTCGATGCGAAGGCCGATTCCAAGCCGGAAATTCTGCGGATTGCCGACATATTCCGGGCCAAGGTCGTCGACGTGTCTCCAAGGTCCTACACGTTCGAGGTTACCGGGGATGAACAGAAAATTCAGGCGTTTGTTGAACTTCAACGACCTTTCGGGATAAAGGAAATCGCGAGAACGGGAACCGTCGCCATGTCCCGGGCGAACAAGAAGAGCAAGTAA